The Microterricola viridarii nucleotide sequence CGCTGGCGGCGAGGCGGGCCCCGCACAGCTGCGGATGCCGGGGCGGCTGCGCCTGCCGAAGCACCAAGACACGTCCGCGACGCTGTCCGGCCACTATCCGTTCCTCGCCGAGGCCGGGCTCGGCTCGGCCGGCGTCTTCGTCGGCCAAGACCTCTACTCGGGGGCATCCTTCGTCTACGACCCGTGGGTGCTCTACCAGCGCGGGATGATCACCGCTCCCAACGTCGTCCTGGCCGGCATCGTCGGCTCCGGCAAGTCCTCGCTGGCCAAGTCGCTCTACACGCGCTCGCTCCCCTTCGGTCGACGCGTCTACGTGCCCGGCGACCCGAAGGGCGAGCACACCGCTGTCGCCGAGGCCGTCGGCGGCAAGGCGATCATCCTCGGCCACGGCTTGCGCAACCGGCTGAATCCGCTCGATGAGGGCCACCGCGCGGCATCCGCCACCGACACCGAATGGGCGGCGCAGCTGGCCGCACGGCGACGCGAGCTGATCGGCGCCCTCGCCGAGACGGTGCTCGATCGACCCCTCAGCCCGCTCGAGCACACGGCGATCGATCTGGCGCTGGCCGATGCTGTGCGAAGCGCCGAGGTGCCGATCCTGCCCATGGTCGTTGAGCGCATCCTCGCCCCGAACCCCGAAGACGACGAAGGCCGGCTCGCGGACGACGGACGCCTCGTAGGCCATGCGCTGCGACGCCTCGTCGCTGGCGACCTCGCTGGGCTCTTCGATGGACCGTCCACCGTGCGCTTCGACCCCTCGCTGCCGATGGTTTCCCTCGATCTCTCGCGGGTGGCGGAGAACTCGACGCTGATCTCCGTGCTGATGACGTGCTCGTCGGCGTGGATGGAGTCGGCGCTCGCCGACCCGGCGGGCGGCCAACAATGGGTGATCTACGACGAGGCGTGGCGCCTCATGGCCTACCCGGCACTCCTCCGCCGCATGGACGCCCACTGGCGCCTCGCCCGGCACTACGGCATCGCGAACATGCTCATCTTCCACAAGCTCAGCGACCTCGACAACGTCGGCGACTCGGACTCCGCGATGCGCGCCCTCGCGTCATCGCTGCTGGCGAACGCCGAAACGCGCATCGTCTACCGGCAAGAGGCCGACCAACTCGGGTCCACGGCGAGCGCGCTCGGGCTCAGCGGCACTGAGCAGAAGTTGCTTCCCGCGCTCGGCACCGGGCAGGGCCTGTGGCGGGTGAAGGATCGCAGCTTCGTTGTGCAGCACCAGCTGCACCCCGATGAGCTCGCGGTGTTCGACACCACGGGCCGGATGACCGCGGGCATGTAGGCACGCGTGTGCCGGGGCGCACCTGTGATGTGGATCGAGGAGGCAGGGCGATGGCTGCGAATGCTGACGAAGCGAGAGAGGCGCGGATGACGCTGGCTGCGCTGTCGGAGCCGGGCGACACCATCACGGGCACGCTGCTCGCCCGGCTTGGCGCGATTGAGACCGTGCAGCTGATCACGTCCGGCGATCGTCTCCCGAATGGAGTCGATCCGGCGGAGGGTGAGCTGTGGCGGCGAAGGCTTGCCCCACGCCTCAACCCCGGTCAGGCAGACCGCATTCGTGGCGACATGGAGCGCACCGGCATGCGGTTGCTGACTCCGGAGGACGTTGAGTGGCCGGGCGAGCTGCAACAGCTCGGCGTGGGTGCGCCGATTGCGCTCTGGCTCCGGGGCGATCCGGGACTGCTATCGGCCGGGCTCCCCGGCAAGGTCACCGTCGTCGGAGCCCGCGCCGCGACGGCGTATGGCGAGTATGTCTCCACCGAGCTGGCCTCGGCGCTCGCATCCCAGGGGCGCGTGATCCTCTCCGGGGGCGCGTACGGCATCGACGGCTCCGTGCACCGCGCCGCGACCGCGACCTCCCCCGGTTCAACTATCGCTGTGCTCGCGGGCGGGCTCGACCGGCTCTACCCCACCGGCCATGAACAACTCTTCGAACGCATCGAGCAGAGCGGCGGCCTGCTTCTCACCGAGCTGCCACCGGGTTCCATCCCGACGCGGTGGCGTTTCCTGCAGCGCAACCGAATTCTCGCGGCGCTCTCCGGCGCAACGGTCGTCGTCGAAGCCGGGCATCGCTCCGGATCACTGAACGTCGCCAGCCAAGCGCACGCTCTCGGCCGACCGGTCGGCGCGGTCCCCGGCCCGGTGACGAGCGCGGCGAGCTCGGGCTGTCATCGGCTGATCCACGAGGGCATCGCGAGCCTCGTCACCGACGCACAAGACGTCACCGACCTGCTGGACTCAACCGCCGGGTTCTCCGGCGACCGAACATTTGTGCACGCGCCCAGTCGAAACGCCGCGCGGACCGGCCCCGGTCTGGTGCTCTGAACACCGCCGAGAGAGTGGCGACGCTGCAATGAGCACCACACGAGCCCAAGGCACACTCGGCGACGAGCTCACCAACCTCGGCGTCGGGCTCCTGATCGGTGCCGCAGCCCTCGCCCTGCTGCTCCGAGCCGCAGGCGCAGTCGCGGCCTGGGCGACGGGCATCGCGCAACCCTCCGGCGGGCCGGCATCCGGGCTCGCGGTGCTCTTCAACCTGGGCAACCCATCCGCGGCACTGAACGCACCGGACCTCAGCCCATTTGCGTACTGGCTCGCGGTCGCCGTGCTGCTCGGGATAGCGGTGACCGCGACGATCTGGCTGTGGAGGATGCTGCGCGACTCAGGACGCACCGCCAGGTACGACCCGCATCGCATCCCCGGCATTGCCACCCGCGCCGAAGTCGCCCGCGCCGCTTCACGCTCAGCCCTCATGAAGCGCGCGGCACACCTACGCCCCTCCCTGACGAAGGCCCGACCAAGCGACGTCGGCTACCGCATCGGCCGAGCACGCGGCACCACGGTGTGGGCAAGCGTCGAAGACTCGATCCTCGTCATCGGCCCACCACGCTCCGGCAAAGGGGCACACATCGTGATCAACTCCATCCTCGACGCCCCCGGCCCCGTCGTCACCACCTCCACGCGCCCTGACAACCTCACCGCCACATTGCGGGCTCGGCAACGGCTCGGCCCGGTTGCTGTGTTCGACCCGCAACAGCTCGCTGCGGGCATCCCGGTGGGGCTGCGCTGGTCGCCGATCCGCGGATGCGAAGACCCGCTCACGGCCATGATCCGGGCGACGGGGCTGGCCGCCGGCACCGGGTTGGCCGCGGGTGGTGTCGACGGCGGCGGATTCTGGGAGGCGAAGACCCGCACGGCACTCCAATCGTTGCTGCACGCGGCGGCCCTCGACCACAGCTCGCCCGCTGAGCTCTTCCGCTGGACCCTCGATCCCGCCGCCGCCCACGACGCGGTGTCCATCCTGCTCAGCACCCCGGCCGCCGCCACCGGCTGGGGAGACTCGCTGCAAGCGATGCTCGAGGCCGACCCGCGCACACGCGACTCCATCTGGCAGGGCGTCTCCCTCGCCTTGGGAGCGTTGGCCGACCCTCGAGTGCTGGATGCCGTCTCCCCCGACGACGGCGAAGGCTTCGACCCTGAGCGCTTCCTGCGCAGCAACGGCACCCTGTATTTGCTCGCCACCGGCGCCGGCGCGAACAACTCCGCTGCACTCGTCGCGGCGTTTGTTGAAGACCTCATCGAGACCGCCCGCCGCATCGCCGCGCGCAACACCGGAGCCCGTCTCGACCCGCCCCTGCTGCTGGCACTCGACGAGATCGGCAACCTCGCTCCCCTCCCGTCGCTCCCGAACCTCATGGCGGAGGGTGGAGGCACCGGCATCACGACGATTCCCGTTCTGCAATCACTCGCGCAGGCGCGCACCAAGTGGAGCGACAACGCGGCCGGCGCCATCTGGGACGCGTCGATCGTCAAGATCGTGCTCGGCGGAGCATCCAACTCGCGAGACCTGCACGACCTCTCGACCCTGATCGGCGAGCGCGACGAGTCCACCAACTCGTCGACGATTGGCGACCGCGGTTCCCGCTCTTCACAACGCTCGATCCGCCGCGTCGCGATCATGCCGCCCGACACGATCCGCACCCTCCCATTCGGCACCGGCCTCATCATGCTGCGCGCGGCTCCGCCCGTCGTTGCCCAGTTCCGCATGTGGACGGAACGCAAGGACGCGAAAGTACTGCGAGCGAATCGCACGGAGATCGAGTCGTTCTTGCGTCTGCCGGCTCACCAGGCGCCTCCCGAGCATCCGATCACCGATGCAGAATGACGGTGCCTGCCTGCGCTCGAAACCATGGCCCGTCTGGCGCACCTCCAAGTAGAAGCGGATCTCAACGAATCCGCCCATCATTTGGAGGACAGTCCCATGGCATTCCACACGCAGCAATCGCTCTCAGGCTTCATCGCTTCGGAACCGCAACAGTCTGTCACCGAAGCCGGCGACACGCGCTTCTACGTGCGCATCGGCCAACCGCACTTCCGCCGCGATGACGGCGGCGGCTTTACGGAGCTGGAGCCAACATTCCACGACATGGTCGCCTACCGCGCCACCGCTGAACGGGCGTACACGCGGTTCGCGAAGGGTGACAGTTTCGTTGCCGAAGGCTATGTGCGCTCGTTCACCTTCGTCCATGACGGCATGGCCTTGGAGCGAGAGGAATTTGTCGCGAAGAAGATCGGCCATGACCTGGCCCGCACGAACTACGACGTCGACCGCGCCCGCCGCTCGTCCACGAGCCCCGACCATGAGCACCCGATCGCACAACTGGACGCCCAGCCAACCCCGATTCCAGATCGGGCCCGCTCAGTCGCACGCGTGATGTGAGCGGCACGATGTCGGCCTACTCGGGCGAGTGGCCCACTGGC carries:
- a CDS encoding TraC family protein, with the translated sequence MNRSGDERLHTTALIEPRGELRRDRHARRREASTIEADARRTNQREARARWRAERDEARQSACLPAGGEAGPAQLRMPGRLRLPKHQDTSATLSGHYPFLAEAGLGSAGVFVGQDLYSGASFVYDPWVLYQRGMITAPNVVLAGIVGSGKSSLAKSLYTRSLPFGRRVYVPGDPKGEHTAVAEAVGGKAIILGHGLRNRLNPLDEGHRAASATDTEWAAQLAARRRELIGALAETVLDRPLSPLEHTAIDLALADAVRSAEVPILPMVVERILAPNPEDDEGRLADDGRLVGHALRRLVAGDLAGLFDGPSTVRFDPSLPMVSLDLSRVAENSTLISVLMTCSSAWMESALADPAGGQQWVIYDEAWRLMAYPALLRRMDAHWRLARHYGIANMLIFHKLSDLDNVGDSDSAMRALASSLLANAETRIVYRQEADQLGSTASALGLSGTEQKLLPALGTGQGLWRVKDRSFVVQHQLHPDELAVFDTTGRMTAGM
- the dprA gene encoding DNA-processing protein DprA, with amino-acid sequence MAANADEAREARMTLAALSEPGDTITGTLLARLGAIETVQLITSGDRLPNGVDPAEGELWRRRLAPRLNPGQADRIRGDMERTGMRLLTPEDVEWPGELQQLGVGAPIALWLRGDPGLLSAGLPGKVTVVGARAATAYGEYVSTELASALASQGRVILSGGAYGIDGSVHRAATATSPGSTIAVLAGGLDRLYPTGHEQLFERIEQSGGLLLTELPPGSIPTRWRFLQRNRILAALSGATVVVEAGHRSGSLNVASQAHALGRPVGAVPGPVTSAASSGCHRLIHEGIASLVTDAQDVTDLLDSTAGFSGDRTFVHAPSRNAARTGPGLVL
- a CDS encoding type IV secretory system conjugative DNA transfer family protein; translated protein: MSTTRAQGTLGDELTNLGVGLLIGAAALALLLRAAGAVAAWATGIAQPSGGPASGLAVLFNLGNPSAALNAPDLSPFAYWLAVAVLLGIAVTATIWLWRMLRDSGRTARYDPHRIPGIATRAEVARAASRSALMKRAAHLRPSLTKARPSDVGYRIGRARGTTVWASVEDSILVIGPPRSGKGAHIVINSILDAPGPVVTTSTRPDNLTATLRARQRLGPVAVFDPQQLAAGIPVGLRWSPIRGCEDPLTAMIRATGLAAGTGLAAGGVDGGGFWEAKTRTALQSLLHAAALDHSSPAELFRWTLDPAAAHDAVSILLSTPAAATGWGDSLQAMLEADPRTRDSIWQGVSLALGALADPRVLDAVSPDDGEGFDPERFLRSNGTLYLLATGAGANNSAALVAAFVEDLIETARRIAARNTGARLDPPLLLALDEIGNLAPLPSLPNLMAEGGGTGITTIPVLQSLAQARTKWSDNAAGAIWDASIVKIVLGGASNSRDLHDLSTLIGERDESTNSSTIGDRGSRSSQRSIRRVAIMPPDTIRTLPFGTGLIMLRAAPPVVAQFRMWTERKDAKVLRANRTEIESFLRLPAHQAPPEHPITDAE
- a CDS encoding single-stranded DNA-binding protein, coding for MAFHTQQSLSGFIASEPQQSVTEAGDTRFYVRIGQPHFRRDDGGGFTELEPTFHDMVAYRATAERAYTRFAKGDSFVAEGYVRSFTFVHDGMALEREEFVAKKIGHDLARTNYDVDRARRSSTSPDHEHPIAQLDAQPTPIPDRARSVARVM